The following coding sequences lie in one Candidatus Binatus sp. genomic window:
- a CDS encoding BrnT family toxin → MVQYKPMERIAGCAGFQWDDGNSAKISERHGVSPAECEQAFFNSPLIVADDNKHSANEARFYALGQSDSGRLLFVAFTVREKLIRVISARDMSRRERKIYLSS, encoded by the coding sequence ATGGTTCAATACAAGCCAATGGAGCGAATCGCAGGCTGCGCAGGGTTTCAATGGGACGACGGCAATTCGGCGAAGATTTCGGAACGACACGGTGTTTCGCCCGCAGAATGCGAACAAGCGTTCTTCAACAGCCCTTTGATCGTTGCCGATGACAACAAGCATTCCGCAAACGAGGCTCGCTTTTACGCGCTCGGCCAATCAGACTCGGGCCGGCTATTGTTTGTTGCCTTCACAGTGCGAGAGAAACTCATTCGCGTAATTTCGGCGCGGGACATGAGCCGCAGGGAAAGGAAGATTTACCTTTCATCATGA
- a CDS encoding acyl-CoA dehydrogenase family protein has translation MDFSLSPKVQKLQKRVADFMDQNVMPIEKEVQLAMGESGNTEPQVLKDVRKKAKAEGLWNLFLPDEKFGGGLSNHEYAPLCELMGKSAIGARAFNCMAPDTGNMEILTEFGTPEQKKQWLQPCLDGEIRTCFSMTEPDTPGSDPTMLKTRAVRDGDNYVINGHKWFTSNAIGASFAIAMVVTDPDAEPHRRASQIIVPIDAPGFNLIRPVSVMGHTGGGGHCEVIYKDCRVPVTNLLGEEGGGFAISQARLGPGRIHHCMRTIGIAERAMELMCKRANTRFTHGSLLADKANIQEWIADSRIEIDSCRLMVMNAAWKMDTEGKRNARNEIAEIKVMCANMVMRVLDRSIQVHGAAGVSDDFPMARMWRDSRALRIADGPDEVHRMTIARRELRKYR, from the coding sequence ATGGACTTTTCGCTCAGCCCGAAAGTACAAAAATTGCAGAAACGCGTCGCCGATTTCATGGACCAAAACGTGATGCCTATCGAGAAGGAAGTGCAACTCGCGATGGGCGAGAGCGGAAATACGGAACCGCAAGTCCTGAAAGACGTCCGCAAGAAGGCCAAGGCCGAGGGATTGTGGAATCTTTTCCTGCCGGACGAAAAATTCGGCGGCGGCCTGTCGAACCACGAATACGCTCCGCTGTGCGAATTGATGGGCAAAAGCGCCATCGGCGCGCGCGCGTTCAACTGCATGGCGCCCGATACCGGCAACATGGAAATCCTGACCGAGTTCGGCACGCCCGAGCAGAAAAAGCAGTGGCTACAGCCGTGTCTCGACGGCGAAATTCGCACCTGCTTCTCGATGACGGAGCCCGACACTCCGGGATCGGATCCGACGATGCTGAAGACGCGCGCGGTGCGCGACGGCGACAACTACGTAATCAACGGGCACAAGTGGTTCACCTCGAACGCGATCGGCGCCAGCTTCGCGATCGCGATGGTGGTGACCGATCCCGACGCGGAACCGCATCGCCGCGCCAGCCAGATAATCGTCCCGATCGACGCGCCGGGCTTCAACCTGATTCGGCCGGTGTCGGTGATGGGACATACGGGCGGCGGCGGCCATTGCGAAGTCATCTATAAGGACTGCCGGGTGCCGGTGACGAACCTGCTCGGCGAAGAGGGCGGCGGTTTCGCGATTTCGCAGGCGCGGCTCGGCCCGGGACGCATCCATCATTGCATGCGCACCATCGGAATCGCGGAGCGCGCGATGGAACTGATGTGCAAGCGGGCGAACACGCGCTTCACGCACGGCAGCCTGCTCGCGGACAAGGCGAACATCCAGGAATGGATCGCGGACTCGCGCATCGAGATCGATTCGTGCCGCCTGATGGTGATGAACGCGGCGTGGAAAATGGACACCGAGGGCAAGCGCAACGCGCGCAACGAAATCGCGGAGATCAAGGTGATGTGCGCGAACATGGTGATGCGCGTACTGGATCGCTCAATCCAGGTCCACGGCGCGGCCGGCGTCAGCGACGATTTCCCGATGGCGCGGATGTGGCGCGACAGCCGCGCGCTCAGAATCGCGGACGGCCCCGACGAAGTGCATCGGATGACGATCGCGCGCCGCGAACTGCGCAAGTATCGCTAG
- a CDS encoding DUF1054 family protein → MLATLGFFRADFEVFSIEGFSARMAKIYELIRPRLIRLGNELAPELSRKLDMEFFPHVAKHMRRTANPPDETWTAFGPSPQGYKRYGYLALCISGAGIQARAVVKPGADLRPEIGRLIKSNKTQLEKSFRGARIQDYKRWDFRALPKQIAASEDFFERLGDALIQKTGGIDVGFGWKAAQAPRLDRDEVLDAFGELAPLYRVIRSVG, encoded by the coding sequence TTGTTGGCGACGTTGGGATTTTTCCGCGCGGATTTCGAAGTGTTTTCGATCGAGGGATTCAGCGCCCGGATGGCGAAAATTTATGAACTGATTCGGCCGCGGCTGATTCGGCTGGGGAACGAATTGGCGCCGGAGCTATCGCGCAAACTGGACATGGAATTTTTCCCGCACGTCGCGAAACACATGCGCCGCACCGCGAATCCGCCGGATGAAACGTGGACCGCATTCGGGCCGTCGCCACAGGGATACAAACGGTACGGCTATCTCGCGCTCTGCATCTCGGGCGCGGGAATTCAGGCGCGCGCGGTGGTGAAGCCGGGAGCAGACCTGCGTCCGGAGATTGGGCGATTGATCAAATCGAACAAGACTCAGCTCGAGAAATCGTTTCGCGGCGCGCGGATTCAGGATTACAAACGTTGGGACTTTCGCGCGCTGCCGAAACAGATTGCAGCGAGCGAGGATTTCTTTGAGCGGCTCGGCGATGCGCTCATCCAGAAAACCGGCGGAATCGACGTGGGCTTCGGATGGAAGGCGGCGCAGGCGCCGAGGCTCGATCGAGACGAGGTGCTCGACGCGTTCGGCGAATTGGCGCCGCTGTATCGCGTGATTCGATCCGTCGGTTGA
- a CDS encoding phosphotransferase family protein: protein MAEVTQVEIVPEFGDVREEEVLDWDKLANYLRDKIPGADTPMTVKQFRGGSSNLTYLLRFRDREWVMRRPPFGPLPVGGHDMGREYRVLSRLWEAFKPAPRGMLYSDDPSIVGAPFFVMERRNGFVIKMRQPLPEELGTKPETYRAISEGFIDTLADLHSVDYAAIGLGGLGKPDGFVKRQITGWMARWEKAKTREVPLMEKLGAWYLDNLPDSPPPTLIHNDFYLHNIMLGADNPGEVVGVFDWEMATIGDPLIDLGTSMNYWREQSDPEELLATSQGEAHTMRPGFLTRDELLHRYSSRTGRDVSRIPFYWSWAHWKTATVVEQIYVRFVRGQTTDPRFELMGPMAPALAIAAARVASRIGFRD, encoded by the coding sequence ATGGCTGAAGTAACCCAAGTAGAAATCGTTCCAGAGTTCGGCGACGTCCGCGAAGAAGAAGTGCTGGACTGGGACAAGCTCGCGAATTATCTGCGCGACAAAATCCCCGGCGCCGACACGCCGATGACGGTCAAGCAGTTTCGCGGCGGATCGTCGAACCTGACCTACCTGCTGCGCTTTCGCGATCGCGAGTGGGTGATGCGCCGGCCACCGTTCGGACCGCTGCCGGTGGGCGGGCACGACATGGGGCGCGAATACCGGGTGCTCTCGCGGCTGTGGGAAGCGTTCAAGCCGGCGCCGCGCGGGATGCTCTACAGCGACGACCCGTCAATCGTTGGCGCACCGTTTTTCGTGATGGAGCGGCGCAACGGGTTCGTGATCAAGATGCGTCAGCCGTTGCCCGAGGAACTCGGCACCAAGCCCGAGACATACCGCGCGATCTCGGAGGGCTTCATCGATACGCTTGCGGATCTGCACAGCGTCGATTACGCGGCGATCGGACTCGGCGGACTCGGCAAGCCAGACGGATTCGTCAAGCGGCAGATCACCGGCTGGATGGCGCGCTGGGAAAAAGCGAAAACGCGCGAGGTGCCACTGATGGAAAAGCTTGGCGCATGGTACCTCGACAACCTGCCGGACTCGCCGCCGCCAACGTTGATTCACAACGACTTCTACCTGCACAACATCATGCTGGGCGCGGATAATCCCGGCGAAGTGGTCGGCGTGTTCGACTGGGAGATGGCGACGATCGGCGATCCGCTGATCGATTTGGGCACCTCGATGAACTATTGGCGCGAGCAATCCGATCCCGAGGAATTGCTCGCGACGTCGCAGGGCGAGGCGCATACGATGCGACCGGGATTTCTAACGCGCGACGAACTATTGCATCGATACTCGAGTCGCACCGGCCGCGACGTGAGCCGGATCCCGTTCTACTGGTCGTGGGCGCACTGGAAAACCGCGACCGTCGTCGAGCAGATCTACGTGCGCTTCGTGCGCGGACAGACGACCGATCCGCGCTTCGAGCTGATGGGCCCGATGGCCCCGGCGCTTGCGATTGCGGCGGCGCGAGTCGCGTCGCGGATCGGGTTCAGGGATTAG
- the arsS gene encoding arsenosugar biosynthesis radical SAM (seleno)protein ArsS (Some members of this family are selenoproteins.): protein MAATPDAHPEHSFEHTIARHGVAALHRDSPTTLQINVGKLCNQACHHCHVDAGPRRTESMRRATAARVIELLAASPRVHTMDITGGAPELNPNFAMLVEQARALDRRVIVRCNLTVTLEPGMHWLVDFYRRSEVELICSMPCYTADNVDRQRGRGVFAKSIAALRNLNSAGFGRGLLRLDLVYNPGGSSLPPPQAELEARYRDELARNFGIVFDRLLTITNMPIARFAHQLHSAGDFAAYMSLLVNHFNPATLESLMCRTLVSVGWDGQIYDCDFNQMLEIPLGANRFHPTTIWDFDDLDRLAGCAIATASHCFGCTAGAGSSCTGAIA from the coding sequence ATGGCCGCGACTCCCGACGCGCATCCAGAGCACAGCTTCGAGCACACGATCGCGCGCCATGGCGTTGCGGCCCTCCACCGCGATTCTCCCACCACTCTGCAAATCAACGTCGGCAAACTCTGCAACCAGGCTTGTCATCATTGCCATGTCGATGCGGGCCCGCGCCGGACCGAGTCGATGAGGCGCGCGACCGCCGCGCGCGTGATCGAGTTGCTGGCCGCGAGTCCGCGCGTGCATACGATGGATATCACCGGCGGCGCGCCCGAACTGAATCCGAATTTCGCGATGCTCGTCGAGCAGGCCCGCGCACTCGATCGCCGCGTGATCGTGCGATGCAATCTCACCGTCACGCTCGAACCCGGGATGCACTGGCTCGTCGATTTCTACCGCCGCAGCGAGGTCGAGCTCATCTGCTCGATGCCGTGCTACACCGCCGACAATGTCGATCGCCAGCGCGGCCGCGGCGTCTTCGCAAAAAGCATCGCGGCGCTTCGGAACCTCAACTCCGCCGGTTTCGGCCGCGGACTTCTTCGGCTCGATCTCGTTTACAATCCGGGCGGCTCGTCGCTGCCGCCGCCGCAAGCCGAACTCGAGGCGCGCTATCGCGACGAACTCGCGCGCAATTTCGGCATCGTCTTCGATCGCCTGCTCACGATCACCAACATGCCGATTGCGCGCTTCGCGCATCAACTGCACTCTGCCGGTGATTTCGCGGCCTACATGAGCCTGCTGGTGAACCACTTCAATCCCGCCACGCTTGAGAGCCTGATGTGCCGAACCCTCGTCAGCGTCGGATGGGACGGCCAAATTTACGATTGCGATTTCAACCAGATGCTCGAAATCCCCCTCGGCGCCAACCGCTTTCATCCGACGACTATCTGGGACTTCGATGATCTCGATCGCCTCGCGGGCTGCGCGATCGCGACCGCATCGCATTGTTTTGGATGCACCGCAGGCGCCGGTTCCAGTTGCACCGGCGCGATTGCCTGA
- a CDS encoding cytochrome C oxidase subunit IV family protein, whose amino-acid sequence MSEILLAHDEHDQAHQPGAATYLIIAAFLLVLTAMEVTVFYVHALRPVLVPVLIVLAAAKFALVAMFYMHLKYDGWLLSGVFVFPLLIATVLLLSLIGLFGYLSHHESPRLGLNSSRTGPASWNSSSIQAYR is encoded by the coding sequence ATGAGCGAAATCCTGCTGGCCCACGACGAACACGACCAGGCGCATCAGCCCGGCGCCGCGACCTATCTGATCATCGCGGCGTTCCTGCTCGTGCTGACTGCGATGGAGGTGACCGTCTTTTATGTGCATGCGCTCCGGCCGGTGCTGGTGCCCGTGCTGATCGTGCTCGCCGCGGCCAAGTTCGCGCTGGTCGCGATGTTCTACATGCACCTCAAGTACGACGGCTGGCTGCTGAGCGGCGTCTTCGTCTTCCCGCTGCTGATCGCCACCGTCTTGCTGCTCTCGCTGATCGGCCTGTTCGGATATTTGTCGCATCACGAATCGCCCCGCCTTGGGCTGAACTCATCGCGCACCGGTCCGGCGTCATGGAACTCTTCGAGCATCCAAGCGTACCGCTAG
- a CDS encoding cytochrome c oxidase assembly protein, protein MELFEHPSVPLGVAALIALYLGASRAMRRRPTRRQVMWFAAAMAAILYTHTELDELADARIFTMHMLQHLMQTFVIPPLLLLGTPGWMLRPIVLARPLKPIFALLTQPVIAFLLFSAVFVTAHFPVIFERMCRDESFHIVLHLVFMAAGVLMWWPILSPIPEMPRLSYPAQILYLFLLMIPMTAVAAPITLASTVIYPWYTEGAHGWGLAPMDDQVLGGLLMWIGQGSYLMIVFTLIFFRWSRLDDRDIPAVSLSARSEFRVVASQTRPARSILH, encoded by the coding sequence ATGGAACTCTTCGAGCATCCAAGCGTACCGCTAGGCGTCGCCGCGCTGATCGCGCTCTACCTGGGCGCGTCGCGCGCAATGCGTCGCCGTCCGACTCGCCGGCAGGTGATGTGGTTCGCCGCCGCGATGGCCGCGATTCTCTACACGCACACCGAACTCGACGAACTCGCCGACGCGCGCATCTTCACGATGCACATGTTGCAGCATCTGATGCAGACCTTCGTGATCCCGCCGCTGCTGCTGCTCGGAACGCCGGGCTGGATGCTGCGTCCGATCGTGCTGGCGCGTCCGCTGAAACCGATCTTCGCACTGCTGACTCAGCCCGTGATCGCCTTCCTGCTATTCTCCGCGGTCTTCGTCACTGCGCACTTCCCCGTGATTTTCGAGCGGATGTGCCGCGACGAAAGTTTTCACATCGTTCTGCACCTCGTGTTCATGGCGGCGGGAGTGCTGATGTGGTGGCCGATCCTGAGCCCGATCCCCGAGATGCCTCGCCTCTCGTATCCCGCGCAAATTCTGTATCTGTTTCTGTTGATGATCCCGATGACCGCCGTCGCCGCGCCAATCACGCTCGCGAGCACGGTCATTTATCCTTGGTACACCGAAGGCGCGCACGGATGGGGCCTTGCGCCGATGGACGATCAGGTGCTCGGCGGCTTGCTGATGTGGATCGGGCAGGGCTCCTACCTGATGATCGTGTTCACGCTGATTTTCTTCAGATGGTCGAGGCTCGACGATCGCGACATCCCGGCGGTTTCTCTTTCCGCGCGTTCCGAGTTCCGCGTCGTCGCGTCGCAAACGCGGCCGGCACGCTCGATCCTTCACTGA
- a CDS encoding methyltransferase has product MFTELAKGTLTLDECIKRFGLHRRSARDFLDALVALGMLERRESQYANTPETDYFLDRGKPTYMGGWLEMFNQRLYRFWGSLSEGLRTGQPQNEIKGGEDLFDAIYNQPERLRAFLQSMTGHSRVAASAIARKFTWQNYRSFVDVGTAQGALPVAVATANPHLAGGGFDLPVVRPFFEHYVSSFGLERRLTFYPGDFFKDPLPAADVLVMGMILHDWNLDEKQTLLRKAYEALPKGGALIVYELLIDDERGRNLLGLLMSLTMLIETQGGFDYTGADCCGWMREAGFSQTKVEQLTERDWMVVGIK; this is encoded by the coding sequence GTGTTCACTGAGCTGGCCAAGGGAACGCTTACTCTCGACGAATGCATCAAACGCTTCGGTCTCCATCGGCGTTCGGCGCGTGATTTCCTGGACGCGCTGGTCGCGTTGGGGATGCTGGAGCGGCGCGAAAGCCAGTACGCGAACACGCCGGAGACCGATTATTTTCTTGATCGCGGCAAGCCGACTTACATGGGCGGCTGGCTGGAAATGTTCAACCAGCGGCTTTACCGATTCTGGGGGTCGCTGAGCGAGGGGCTGCGTACCGGTCAACCGCAGAATGAGATTAAAGGCGGCGAGGATCTGTTTGACGCCATCTATAATCAACCTGAGCGGCTGCGGGCGTTTCTGCAGTCCATGACTGGACACAGCCGAGTCGCCGCCAGCGCGATCGCACGCAAGTTCACGTGGCAGAACTACCGGAGCTTCGTCGACGTGGGCACGGCACAGGGAGCTTTGCCGGTTGCAGTGGCGACGGCTAATCCGCATCTTGCAGGCGGCGGCTTCGATCTTCCGGTCGTGCGTCCCTTCTTCGAGCATTATGTAAGTTCGTTCGGACTGGAGCGACGACTGACGTTTTATCCGGGCGACTTCTTCAAGGATCCTCTACCCGCGGCCGATGTGCTGGTGATGGGAATGATCCTGCACGACTGGAATCTCGATGAAAAGCAGACGCTGCTGCGCAAGGCCTATGAGGCGCTGCCCAAGGGCGGGGCGCTGATTGTCTATGAACTTCTTATCGACGACGAGCGCGGTCGCAACCTGCTGGGTCTGCTGATGAGCCTGACCATGCTAATAGAAACCCAGGGCGGCTTCGATTACACCGGCGCTGACTGCTGCGGCTGGATGCGCGAGGCGGGATTCAGCCAGACCAAAGTGGAGCAACTCACGGAGCGCGATTGGATGGTCGTCGGGATCAAATAG
- a CDS encoding nitroreductase family protein, with translation MDLIEVMESNATCRSYKPDPVPDSVLQAAFDAARFGPQGGNRQPIRWVVVRDPKTKKQLKEWYLGPWTAYIANARKGAINIGASSRLLDRADNFAHHLDEVPAIVVVCAHIASLHVTDPDFDRPSVVGGASIYPCVQNFLLACRNLGLGTALTTLLCAFEPQVKELLSIPADFLTAAHIAVGYPAEPFPKKLKRRPVEEIVFAERFGVPMLGR, from the coding sequence ATGGATTTGATCGAAGTGATGGAGAGCAACGCGACTTGCCGGTCCTACAAGCCGGACCCGGTGCCCGATTCGGTTCTGCAAGCAGCGTTCGACGCCGCGCGCTTCGGTCCGCAGGGCGGCAATCGCCAGCCGATTCGATGGGTGGTGGTGCGCGATCCGAAGACCAAGAAGCAACTGAAGGAGTGGTACCTCGGTCCGTGGACCGCGTACATCGCAAACGCGCGCAAAGGTGCGATCAATATTGGCGCATCGTCGCGGCTGCTCGATCGGGCCGACAATTTTGCGCATCATCTCGACGAAGTACCGGCGATCGTCGTGGTCTGTGCGCATATCGCGTCGCTGCACGTGACCGATCCTGACTTCGATCGGCCGAGCGTGGTAGGCGGCGCATCGATTTATCCGTGCGTGCAGAATTTTCTGCTGGCGTGCCGCAATCTCGGCCTCGGCACCGCGCTGACTACCTTGCTGTGCGCATTCGAGCCGCAGGTGAAGGAGTTGCTCTCGATACCGGCCGATTTTCTAACGGCGGCGCATATCGCGGTGGGCTATCCGGCGGAGCCATTTCCGAAAAAGCTCAAGCGGCGTCCGGTCGAGGAGATCGTTTTCGCCGAGCGATTCGGCGTGCCGATGCTGGGGCGATAG
- a CDS encoding BrnA antitoxin family protein yields MNRKIPKFKSEAEERKFWSSHDSVDYIDWRRGKRAVLSDLRPSAHAISIRLPQAMIDELKLIANKRDVPYQSLLKIFIAERLQQERQSQHALKETAFRYRK; encoded by the coding sequence ATGAATCGAAAAATTCCAAAGTTCAAAAGCGAAGCCGAGGAACGCAAGTTTTGGTCGAGCCACGATTCAGTCGATTACATCGATTGGCGACGCGGTAAACGTGCGGTTCTGAGTGACTTACGGCCGTCGGCCCACGCCATATCGATTCGTCTGCCACAGGCGATGATCGACGAACTCAAGCTAATTGCCAATAAACGCGACGTTCCGTATCAGTCGCTGCTTAAGATTTTTATTGCCGAACGCTTGCAGCAGGAGCGTCAGTCGCAGCATGCGCTGAAGGAGACAGCCTTTCGTTATCGCAAATAG
- the dapB gene encoding 4-hydroxy-tetrahydrodipicolinate reductase, with translation MANLIIAGAAGRMGRLLIAMSAKDATHKIVGALEAAGNATIGADAGEVAGIGKLGVKIVDDYASIARPDTVTMDFTTAAASMEHLEVAAKAGAAIVIGSTGFTPELEARAKKLAQQTRTVIAPNMSIGVNVLAKIVAEVAAILPDFDAEVIEIHHRTKIDAPSGTAIALGKAIANARGTDFAENAVYGREGITGVRPDGKIAVLAMRAGDAVGDHTVIFGGQGERLELIHRAQSRNSLARGAIRAAAWVVAQKPGLYTMRDVLGI, from the coding sequence ATGGCAAACCTGATCATTGCTGGCGCGGCAGGCCGGATGGGGCGCCTGCTAATCGCGATGTCCGCCAAAGACGCGACCCATAAGATCGTCGGCGCGCTCGAAGCCGCCGGCAACGCCACGATCGGCGCCGACGCGGGCGAAGTCGCAGGCATCGGCAAGCTCGGCGTGAAGATCGTCGATGACTACGCCTCGATCGCGCGGCCCGACACAGTGACGATGGATTTTACGACCGCGGCGGCCTCGATGGAGCATCTCGAGGTGGCGGCGAAAGCCGGCGCCGCGATCGTGATCGGATCGACCGGCTTCACCCCGGAGCTTGAAGCGCGCGCGAAGAAGCTCGCACAGCAGACGCGCACGGTGATCGCGCCGAACATGAGTATCGGCGTTAACGTGCTCGCGAAGATCGTCGCGGAGGTCGCGGCGATACTGCCGGACTTCGATGCCGAAGTTATCGAGATACATCACCGGACGAAGATCGATGCGCCAAGCGGTACTGCGATCGCGCTCGGCAAAGCGATCGCGAATGCGCGCGGAACGGACTTCGCCGAGAATGCGGTGTACGGACGCGAGGGCATTACCGGCGTGCGTCCCGATGGAAAAATCGCGGTGCTGGCGATGCGCGCTGGCGACGCGGTCGGCGATCACACGGTGATTTTCGGCGGACAGGGCGAGCGCCTCGAATTGATTCATCGCGCGCAGAGCCGAAACTCCCTGGCGCGCGGCGCGATTCGCGCGGCGGCGTGGGTCGTCGCTCAGAAGCCGGGGCTCTACACGATGCGCGACGTGCTCGGAATCTAG
- a CDS encoding MaoC family dehydratase → MSGLYFEEFEIGRVFKHAITRTITETDNLLFCALTHNPQPLHLDAEFAKGTEFGQRIVNSIFTLGLMIGVSVGDTTLGTTIANLGMPDTRFAHPVFIGDTLRAETTVGEKRESRSRPDAGIVLFEHRCFNQRGEEVAYCKRSALMRKRPANP, encoded by the coding sequence ATGTCGGGACTATATTTCGAAGAGTTCGAAATTGGACGGGTCTTCAAGCACGCGATCACGCGCACCATCACCGAAACCGACAATCTGCTGTTCTGCGCGCTGACGCATAATCCGCAGCCGCTGCATCTCGACGCCGAATTTGCGAAGGGCACCGAGTTCGGCCAGCGCATCGTCAATAGCATCTTCACGCTCGGCCTGATGATCGGCGTGTCGGTCGGCGACACCACGCTCGGCACCACCATCGCCAACCTCGGGATGCCCGATACGCGCTTCGCTCACCCGGTTTTTATTGGCGATACGCTGCGCGCGGAGACCACCGTCGGCGAGAAGCGCGAAAGCCGTTCGCGCCCCGACGCGGGAATCGTGCTGTTCGAGCATCGATGCTTCAATCAGCGCGGTGAAGAAGTTGCGTACTGCAAACGCTCGGCGCTGATGCGCAAGCGTCCGGCTAATCCCTGA